The following are encoded in a window of Flavobacteriales bacterium genomic DNA:
- the obgE gene encoding GTPase ObgE, whose amino-acid sequence MNFIDHIRIECRSGKGGKGSSHLRREKYMPKGGPDGGDGGRGGHIIVRGNAQLWTLLHLRYTKHVIAEDGHVGTSNQSSGSAGRDQVIELPLGTVVRDAETGEQLCEVTKDGEEHILFKGGRGGLGNQHFKSATNQTPRYAQPGEPGVTRLVVMELKVLADVGLVGFPNAGKSTLLASITAAKPKVADYAFTTLVPNLGIVPYRDHKSFVMADIPGIIEGAHEGKGLGLRFLRHIERNSVLLFMVPADSKDIRHEYNVLLDELRAYSRELLDKDRLLAVTKCDMLDTELMEQLRQELPKGVDHVLISSVSGFGLEELKDVLWRKLHGAQKQRDTFPEWTA is encoded by the coding sequence ATGAACTTCATCGACCACATCCGCATCGAGTGCCGCAGCGGCAAGGGCGGCAAGGGCAGCAGCCACCTGCGGCGGGAGAAGTACATGCCCAAGGGCGGCCCCGATGGCGGTGACGGCGGCAGGGGCGGGCACATCATCGTGCGCGGCAACGCCCAGTTGTGGACCCTGCTGCACCTGCGCTACACCAAGCATGTGATCGCCGAGGACGGCCATGTGGGCACCAGCAACCAGAGCAGCGGATCCGCCGGCCGTGACCAGGTGATCGAACTGCCTCTGGGCACCGTGGTGCGGGACGCCGAGACCGGCGAGCAGCTCTGCGAGGTGACCAAGGACGGCGAGGAGCACATCCTCTTCAAGGGCGGCCGCGGTGGGCTCGGCAACCAGCACTTCAAGAGCGCCACGAACCAGACGCCCCGGTATGCCCAGCCCGGCGAACCCGGTGTCACCCGGCTGGTGGTGATGGAGCTGAAGGTCCTCGCCGATGTGGGTCTGGTGGGCTTCCCCAATGCGGGCAAGAGCACGCTGCTGGCCAGCATCACCGCCGCCAAGCCCAAGGTGGCCGACTACGCCTTCACCACGCTGGTGCCCAACCTGGGCATCGTGCCCTACCGCGACCACAAGAGCTTCGTGATGGCCGACATCCCCGGCATCATCGAGGGCGCCCACGAAGGCAAGGGTCTCGGCCTGCGCTTCCTGCGCCACATCGAACGCAACAGCGTGCTGCTCTTCATGGTGCCAGCGGACAGCAAGGACATCCGGCACGAGTACAACGTGCTGCTGGACGAACTGCGCGCATACAGCCGCGAACTGCTGGACAAGGACCGCCTGCTGGCCGTGACCAAGTGCGACATGCTCGACACCGAGTTGATGGAGCAACTGCGCCAGGAACTTCCCAAAGGTGTGGACCATGTGCTCATCAGCAGTGTGAGCGGCTTCGGGCTGGAAGAATTGAAGGACGTGCTCTGGCGCAAGTTGCACGGTGCACAAAAGCAGCGGGACACCTTCCCTGAATGGACCGCATGA
- a CDS encoding phosphatase PAP2 family protein, translated as MDRMNLLERIDALDRELFLALNGLHAPWSDALMGTVSEMLVWMPLYLFFLVVLRKRLGWKGLWWSLPVIALMILASDSGSVALFKNTVQRLRPCHEPALQGLVHIVDGHCGGRFGFVSSHASNHFAIAAFMAGILRGTPRWASPALFFWAAFIAYSRVHLGVHYPGDVLVGALFGFTIGSCAVLILRHLAKRKGFVWYLGS; from the coding sequence ATGGACCGCATGAATCTGCTGGAGCGGATCGATGCGTTGGACCGCGAACTCTTCCTCGCCCTCAACGGCCTGCACGCCCCGTGGTCCGATGCCCTGATGGGGACCGTGAGCGAGATGCTCGTGTGGATGCCGCTCTACCTCTTCTTCCTGGTCGTGCTGCGGAAGCGCCTCGGCTGGAAAGGCCTGTGGTGGAGTTTGCCCGTCATCGCTTTGATGATCCTGGCCAGCGACTCGGGATCCGTGGCGCTTTTCAAGAACACGGTGCAACGCCTGCGGCCCTGCCATGAGCCGGCCTTGCAGGGACTGGTGCACATCGTCGACGGCCACTGCGGCGGGCGCTTCGGCTTCGTCAGTTCGCACGCCAGCAACCACTTCGCCATCGCGGCCTTCATGGCGGGCATCCTGCGCGGAACGCCGCGCTGGGCCTCGCCCGCGCTCTTCTTCTGGGCCGCCTTCATCGCCTACAGCAGGGTCCACCTCGGCGTGCACTACCCGGGTGATGTGCTCGTGGGCGCGCTCTTCGGCTTCACGATCGGTTCATGTGCGGTGCTGATCTTGCGCCATTTGGCGAAGCGCAAAGGCTTCGTGTGGTACCTTGGATCGTGA
- a CDS encoding CrcB family protein → MMTWLAVFVGGGLGSMARFGMGRLVLLLDVRGIFPWATLASNLISTAILAAFIIKWQDQFQGRDALKAFIAVGFCGGFSTFSTFSYENFLMLRSGLVGHAMANVVVSALAGILLFYIIARSA, encoded by the coding sequence ATGATGACCTGGCTCGCGGTTTTCGTTGGTGGTGGCCTGGGCAGCATGGCCCGCTTCGGCATGGGCCGCTTGGTGCTGCTGCTGGACGTGCGCGGCATCTTCCCCTGGGCCACGCTGGCCTCCAACCTCATCAGCACGGCCATCCTCGCCGCCTTCATCATCAAATGGCAGGACCAGTTCCAGGGCCGCGACGCGCTGAAGGCCTTCATCGCCGTGGGCTTCTGCGGTGGCTTCAGCACTTTCAGCACCTTCAGCTACGAGAACTTCCTGATGCTCCGCAGCGGCCTTGTCGGTCATGCCATGGCCAATGTGGTGGTGAGCGCGCTCGCCGGCATCCTGCTCTTCTACATCATCGCACGCAGCGCATGA
- a CDS encoding alkaline phosphatase family protein: protein MRHLAFLALLLTGIPLHAQRPGWQDPPRLIVGVVVDQMRTDHLYRYWHNFGEGGFKRLVGNGAFLRDAHFNYQPTRTGPGHASIYTGTTPTHHGIVGNNMYVRATGQGLYCAQDDRARCVGDEAHPGKRSPANLFSTTLADELERFTAGRSKTIGVAWKDRGSILPIGRMGDAAYWFGEGLAGHWVTSDWYMDELPRWVKDFNAQGLAAKYMQGSWDLVLPMERYAQVLPDDNPYEIPIPGTATATLPVDLAALLAANGGDTKVLRYLPVGNRLTTDFALAALDAEAMGRDAITDLLAISYGAPDELGHLTGIRALEMEDMYIRLDRELERLLNALDKAVGPEHYTLFLTSDHGAVDVPAYMKDLKGSADYIDTKLIAQDLDISLSRRFGQGKWVRHIVEEQIFLNDSLIAARKLDRAVVQQAAADELLRNPLVAEALTASDLSRFNYSEQVRGNMQRGFMPLRGGDVMVAWRPGHMDPKTWARGRGTDHGSPWNYDSHVPIVFYGKGIRPGEVLRRTHITDIASTIAMIAGIPMPDAATGHVVTEVLR from the coding sequence ATGAGACACCTGGCATTCCTTGCTCTTCTCCTTACCGGTATTCCGCTGCACGCCCAGCGGCCTGGCTGGCAGGATCCTCCCCGTCTCATCGTGGGCGTGGTGGTGGACCAGATGCGCACCGACCACCTCTACCGCTACTGGCACAACTTCGGCGAGGGCGGATTCAAGCGCTTGGTGGGCAACGGGGCTTTTCTGCGCGATGCCCACTTCAACTACCAGCCCACGCGCACCGGGCCGGGCCATGCCAGCATATACACCGGCACCACGCCCACGCACCACGGCATCGTGGGCAACAACATGTACGTGCGCGCCACCGGCCAGGGACTCTATTGCGCGCAGGACGACCGGGCGAGGTGCGTGGGCGATGAGGCGCATCCCGGCAAGCGTTCACCGGCGAATCTCTTCAGCACCACGCTGGCCGATGAGTTGGAACGCTTCACCGCGGGACGATCGAAGACCATTGGCGTGGCGTGGAAGGACCGCGGCTCGATCCTGCCCATCGGGCGCATGGGCGACGCCGCTTATTGGTTCGGCGAAGGTCTCGCCGGGCATTGGGTCACCAGCGATTGGTACATGGACGAGTTGCCGCGTTGGGTGAAGGACTTCAACGCACAAGGCCTTGCGGCGAAGTACATGCAAGGCAGCTGGGACCTGGTGCTGCCGATGGAACGCTACGCGCAGGTACTGCCGGACGACAACCCCTACGAGATCCCCATCCCGGGCACGGCCACCGCCACCTTGCCGGTCGACCTCGCGGCCTTGCTCGCCGCCAATGGCGGAGACACCAAGGTGCTGCGCTATCTGCCAGTGGGCAACCGCCTCACCACCGACTTCGCCTTGGCCGCTTTGGATGCGGAGGCCATGGGCAGGGACGCCATCACCGACCTGCTCGCCATCAGCTACGGCGCGCCGGACGAGTTGGGACACCTCACCGGCATCCGCGCTTTGGAAATGGAGGACATGTACATCCGGTTGGATCGGGAATTGGAACGGTTGCTGAACGCGCTGGACAAGGCCGTGGGCCCCGAGCACTACACGCTCTTCCTCACCAGCGACCATGGTGCCGTGGACGTGCCCGCCTACATGAAGGACCTGAAGGGCAGTGCGGACTACATCGACACGAAGCTGATCGCGCAGGACCTGGACATCTCCCTGTCCCGGCGATTCGGCCAGGGCAAATGGGTGCGCCACATCGTGGAGGAGCAGATCTTCCTGAACGACTCCCTCATCGCCGCGCGCAAGCTCGATCGCGCCGTGGTGCAACAGGCCGCCGCCGATGAACTGCTTCGCAACCCCTTGGTCGCCGAGGCCCTGACCGCGTCGGATCTTTCGCGCTTCAACTATTCGGAACAGGTGCGTGGCAACATGCAACGCGGCTTCATGCCCCTGCGCGGCGGCGATGTGATGGTGGCCTGGCGGCCCGGTCACATGGATCCGAAGACCTGGGCCAGGGGCCGCGGCACCGACCATGGCTCGCCGTGGAACTACGACTCGCATGTGCCGATCGTCTTCTACGGCAAGGGCATCCGGCCGGGCGAGGTCCTGCGCCGCACGCACATCACGGACATCGCGTCCACCATCGCCATGATCGCGGGGATACCCATGCCGGACGCGGCCACCGGCCATGTGGTGACGGAAGTGCTCCGCTGA
- a CDS encoding OmpA family protein — MWRGRLLLTCLWSASLLLSSWDSHGQPVLRLDGESSGTTVNVRGTLEDDPAAVPAFEAIWRGVPGANAVFQFRPLTAPRDDLRLMLDRLVEAGVGAYLDSRVRFTKTGIAADLTAEAMMRELDAMARAACEEYGAEEAFAGFSPPTRQQLDRMLRIDWSQAHLGIDGGDGQDKYLAIYRYVRTQREELERQLRADLLPLAAVRVLGPKESLPGAELRINSTCGTVFDEENFLCALDLQLADTGGGGIDPALGQAFLRAVQERPAVTADTPVAEPQRIRKRDRWLKGELDNINTRIDRMDQRKELWELRDRMDDIEDRLTGLDLEMRDLREQRRPEPDNPIANLSDLTRRNLTIRFARNSVALDPEYRILLNEVFEQLARAPQHKVLITGYTDRSGDPALNLRLSEQRAQAVRNYLLQRGIAPERLPVNHYGDSRSVGRNPDERRVEVEWLR; from the coding sequence ATGTGGCGCGGACGGCTCCTCTTGACCTGTCTGTGGTCGGCCAGCTTACTGCTGTCGTCCTGGGATTCGCATGGGCAGCCTGTGCTCCGGCTCGATGGTGAAAGCAGCGGCACCACGGTGAATGTGCGCGGCACGCTGGAGGATGATCCTGCCGCCGTGCCCGCCTTCGAGGCCATCTGGCGTGGGGTGCCCGGCGCCAACGCCGTGTTCCAGTTCCGCCCGCTCACCGCCCCACGCGATGACCTGCGCCTGATGCTCGACCGCCTGGTGGAGGCCGGTGTGGGCGCCTACCTCGACAGCCGCGTGCGCTTCACCAAGACCGGCATCGCCGCCGACCTCACGGCCGAGGCCATGATGCGCGAGTTGGACGCCATGGCCCGCGCGGCCTGCGAGGAGTACGGCGCGGAGGAGGCCTTCGCCGGATTCTCGCCGCCCACCCGCCAGCAGTTGGATCGCATGCTCCGCATCGATTGGAGCCAGGCGCATCTGGGCATCGACGGTGGCGATGGGCAGGACAAATACCTGGCGATATACCGCTACGTGCGCACCCAGCGCGAGGAACTCGAACGGCAATTGCGCGCCGATCTGCTGCCGCTCGCCGCGGTGCGCGTGCTGGGGCCCAAGGAGTCGCTTCCCGGCGCCGAGTTGCGCATCAACTCCACCTGCGGCACCGTCTTCGACGAGGAGAACTTCCTCTGTGCGCTCGATCTTCAGCTGGCCGATACCGGCGGTGGTGGCATCGACCCCGCGTTGGGCCAGGCTTTTCTTCGTGCCGTTCAAGAGCGCCCTGCGGTCACGGCCGATACGCCTGTGGCCGAACCGCAGCGCATCCGCAAGCGCGACCGCTGGCTGAAGGGCGAGCTGGACAACATCAACACGCGCATCGACCGCATGGACCAGCGCAAGGAGCTGTGGGAACTGCGCGACCGCATGGACGATATCGAGGACCGCCTCACGGGTCTTGACCTGGAGATGCGCGACCTGCGCGAACAGCGGCGTCCCGAGCCGGACAATCCGATCGCCAACCTCAGCGACCTCACGCGGCGCAACCTCACCATCCGCTTCGCGCGCAATTCCGTGGCGCTCGATCCGGAGTACCGCATCCTGCTCAACGAGGTCTTCGAGCAACTGGCACGCGCGCCGCAGCACAAAGTGCTCATCACCGGCTACACCGACCGCAGCGGCGACCCCGCGCTGAACCTGCGCCTCAGTGAGCAGCGCGCCCAGGCCGTGCGCAATTATCTGCTGCAGCGCGGCATCGCCCCCGAGCGTCTGCCGGTGAACCACTACGGCGACAGCCGCAGCGTGGGGCGCAATCCCGATGAGCGGAGGGTGGAGGTGGAGTGGTTGAGGTGA
- a CDS encoding T9SS type A sorting domain-containing protein, whose amino-acid sequence MRCPLLIAVAALLMSTSGFPYLAAQTPPTILWQFNYGGSMHDAGHCISPTSDGGYVIAGRTDSNDGDISGHHGLSDIWVIKLQGDGSMDWQRCYGGSEWEENVAVIHATSDGGYIIGGSTSSFDGDVECPGSNGPRIWLVKLESNGEIEWQRCLGGSGFDILYSILTFEDGFLICASSTSSDGDAVGNHGLSDMLLVKTDNAGNTIWSRCYGGSQSDGGLRVIASNAGGSIIVGQTSSNDGDLVGNNPYYAEPVPSTTGWVMKVDAEGDIIWQRCVGGLGNEFLYDVKEAQDGSIWAVGYTNSNNGDVTGNQGGGDAWIVKLNGAGELIGTKCFGGTAHDRFGGINVLPSGNAIVVGRTISADGDISDPLGGLDVWVVCVSSDLEVIWQRTMGGSTNDLAEGIAPASDGSVVITGYSQSSDGDLTGNHGEADVWVVKLAPWEVGIAEHGTPQALHLYPSPVQDLLQVEWEGPHAAVLHWTIVDLTGRAVAQGRSAGGRWSVPVAHLAPGTYVMRVLTPEGLLAQRFMRG is encoded by the coding sequence ATGAGGTGCCCACTCTTGATTGCTGTGGCGGCCCTCCTCATGTCTACCAGTGGCTTTCCGTACCTGGCGGCACAAACGCCTCCCACCATCCTGTGGCAGTTCAACTATGGCGGCAGCATGCACGATGCGGGCCATTGTATCTCCCCCACCAGCGATGGCGGCTACGTCATTGCAGGGCGTACGGACTCCAATGACGGTGACATCTCTGGCCATCATGGTCTCAGCGACATATGGGTCATCAAGCTACAGGGGGACGGTAGCATGGATTGGCAGCGTTGCTACGGAGGAAGCGAGTGGGAGGAGAATGTGGCCGTGATCCACGCAACTTCTGATGGCGGTTACATTATAGGGGGATCCACTTCATCATTTGATGGTGATGTTGAATGCCCGGGATCCAACGGGCCGCGGATCTGGCTGGTCAAGCTAGAATCCAACGGGGAGATCGAGTGGCAGCGATGCTTGGGCGGATCAGGGTTCGATATCCTCTATTCCATTTTGACTTTTGAGGACGGATTCCTGATCTGCGCAAGCAGCACTTCAAGCGATGGCGATGCGGTGGGCAATCATGGCCTCTCAGATATGTTGCTGGTCAAGACCGACAACGCAGGCAATACGATATGGAGCCGGTGCTACGGAGGAAGTCAAAGTGATGGGGGCTTGCGGGTCATCGCCTCCAATGCGGGAGGTAGCATCATTGTGGGCCAGACGAGTTCCAACGACGGGGACCTCGTCGGCAACAATCCCTACTATGCTGAACCTGTACCCAGTACCACAGGTTGGGTCATGAAGGTGGATGCCGAAGGGGATATCATCTGGCAGCGATGCGTTGGCGGATTGGGCAACGAATTTCTCTACGATGTGAAAGAGGCTCAGGATGGCTCCATCTGGGCGGTTGGGTACACCAACTCCAATAATGGTGATGTCACCGGCAATCAAGGTGGCGGAGACGCATGGATTGTCAAGCTGAATGGAGCCGGGGAGTTGATCGGCACCAAATGCTTCGGAGGCACGGCACATGATCGCTTCGGGGGCATAAACGTGCTGCCTTCCGGCAATGCTATTGTCGTTGGCAGGACGATCTCGGCGGATGGAGACATTTCAGATCCTTTGGGTGGGCTGGATGTCTGGGTAGTATGTGTATCCTCAGATCTGGAGGTCATATGGCAGCGCACCATGGGTGGCAGCACAAATGACCTGGCGGAAGGAATCGCACCGGCTTCAGATGGTAGTGTGGTCATCACCGGGTATAGCCAGTCATCCGATGGCGACCTCACAGGCAACCATGGCGAAGCCGACGTATGGGTCGTCAAACTCGCCCCCTGGGAGGTAGGCATTGCCGAGCATGGCACGCCGCAGGCGCTGCATCTGTACCCATCACCCGTGCAAGACCTTTTGCAGGTGGAATGGGAAGGCCCCCATGCCGCCGTGCTGCATTGGACCATTGTGGACCTCACCGGCCGGGCCGTGGCCCAAGGCCGTTCGGCGGGGGGGCGCTGGTCCGTGCCGGTGGCGCATTTGGCGCCGGGCACTTATGTGATGCGGGTGCTGACGCCCGAAGGCTTGCTCGCGCAGCGCTTCATGCGTGGCTGA
- a CDS encoding S8 family serine peptidase: MAVSTAGGVVVTGAAPSITNLQYATVRYAANGTLLWSTLHGSEQGDDKALALTMGSNGVFYASGQTATPGGGTAYTTIKYDVYTKDHDAVLDSLGNPLYLDREVIVKFRPHLLDTAFVDNKNMQHTTLDKLVPDSVAGAIAAKLGVAASRLRVVKTFLTWTRADSISVSRLGEELRLPKFWSVFGMETGGMEPVEACDSLRSLYHHLAYTHTNLLFQFYTNDPIYDEGWQSSLKPKAEYPDAHINIEPAWAIQAGQPFIKVGIVDTPINWDHEDFIYQGQTKILSGYDYHPPGVEILPTLGTYNASGWHGTACASIVGSLRNNGIGVAGIAGGDVNGTGNTGASIVPLVVGGGTNYLELDIAAAAVVNGSSQNSGSNNGFGCHVLNISWGADHPPPSQPYPILLAEAVLTANQNHCAIAASHGNYGVDQSVFRALPSAFAEHPDGPHGIIGDGVMLSVGATGDDGRQLLSESNNTNGVPINSNHHFGLDLVAPGSSNIVFTALGGSLPSALNCNDLPWETFGFPQKYACFQGTSSAAPHVAGVAALMLAEHSVINGAPNGLAPEDIEHILEQSAKDIFDLETEWPPYEDYQVGYDDYHGHGRLDAGAALELVTAPHCVVHSSAPLSTDSQQFSNEVITIPPNNLLGLPHGEYNAYRVMVTHEYFDGFPITAEIIVPGGSWGRESSTIGTHGSGSVVNGRTWANYVFVINGNSVDVTATTSTWFILNSTDNSIVVNEWFPAVPGELRTAYSLLVVDGDCWGPSTVSTDEVISGNGIVVYPNPASDMLTIDIGDLAAPGWELTIIDALGRKVISEAMGAQRLVRMPVGQLRAGAYCLLLRRHNEVHTRRFIKQN; this comes from the coding sequence ATGGCCGTGTCCACCGCAGGCGGTGTGGTGGTCACCGGTGCCGCACCCAGCATCACCAACCTCCAATACGCCACCGTGCGCTATGCCGCCAACGGCACCCTGCTCTGGTCCACGCTGCACGGCTCGGAGCAGGGCGATGACAAGGCGCTGGCCCTGACCATGGGCAGCAACGGCGTGTTCTATGCGAGCGGGCAGACCGCCACCCCCGGCGGCGGCACCGCGTACACCACCATCAAATACGATGTGTACACCAAGGACCATGATGCCGTGCTGGACAGCCTGGGCAACCCGCTCTACCTGGACCGAGAGGTGATCGTGAAGTTCCGGCCGCACCTGCTGGACACCGCCTTCGTGGACAACAAGAACATGCAGCACACCACGCTGGACAAGCTGGTGCCGGACAGTGTGGCGGGCGCCATCGCCGCCAAGCTGGGCGTGGCCGCTTCACGCCTGCGCGTAGTGAAGACCTTCCTGACCTGGACGCGCGCCGACAGCATCTCCGTCAGCCGCCTGGGCGAGGAGCTGCGCCTTCCTAAGTTCTGGAGCGTATTCGGCATGGAGACCGGCGGGATGGAGCCGGTGGAGGCTTGCGATAGCCTCCGTTCGCTTTACCATCATTTGGCTTATACCCACACCAATTTGCTCTTTCAGTTCTACACGAACGATCCCATCTACGACGAAGGGTGGCAAAGCAGCCTGAAGCCCAAGGCAGAGTATCCTGATGCGCACATCAACATCGAACCCGCATGGGCCATCCAGGCCGGACAACCTTTCATCAAAGTGGGGATCGTGGACACGCCAATAAACTGGGACCATGAGGATTTCATATACCAGGGCCAAACCAAGATCTTAAGCGGATATGATTACCATCCTCCGGGAGTAGAAATTCTTCCAACCCTCGGAACCTATAATGCCAGTGGCTGGCATGGAACAGCTTGCGCGAGCATAGTCGGTTCGCTAAGGAACAATGGAATCGGCGTCGCTGGTATCGCCGGGGGCGATGTGAATGGCACTGGGAACACAGGCGCCTCCATCGTGCCACTTGTAGTTGGTGGAGGTACAAATTATCTCGAGCTTGATATCGCTGCTGCAGCTGTTGTGAATGGCTCCTCGCAGAACTCTGGCAGCAACAACGGCTTCGGATGCCATGTACTCAACATTAGTTGGGGAGCCGACCACCCACCACCCTCCCAGCCGTATCCGATACTACTTGCGGAGGCTGTACTTACCGCCAATCAGAATCACTGTGCCATAGCCGCCTCTCATGGGAATTACGGTGTCGACCAATCCGTCTTTCGAGCCTTGCCATCTGCGTTCGCCGAACATCCCGATGGTCCCCATGGGATCATCGGCGACGGTGTCATGTTAAGTGTTGGAGCCACCGGCGATGATGGACGGCAATTATTATCCGAGAGCAACAACACCAATGGCGTCCCCATCAACTCCAATCATCACTTTGGCTTAGACCTCGTGGCGCCAGGCAGCAGCAACATCGTATTCACGGCACTTGGCGGTTCGTTGCCAAGCGCACTCAACTGCAATGACCTGCCATGGGAAACATTCGGATTCCCTCAGAAATATGCCTGTTTCCAAGGCACTTCCTCGGCCGCGCCTCATGTGGCGGGTGTTGCGGCGTTAATGCTCGCTGAGCATAGCGTGATCAACGGGGCGCCCAATGGACTAGCGCCCGAGGATATCGAACATATTCTGGAGCAGAGTGCCAAGGACATCTTCGACTTGGAAACGGAATGGCCTCCTTATGAAGACTATCAAGTGGGCTACGATGACTACCACGGTCACGGCCGCCTGGATGCTGGAGCGGCATTGGAACTTGTAACCGCCCCGCATTGTGTGGTCCATTCCAGCGCACCACTATCGACCGATTCACAACAATTCTCCAACGAAGTCATCACTATTCCTCCGAACAACCTCTTGGGGCTTCCGCACGGGGAGTACAACGCCTATCGCGTCATGGTGACACATGAGTACTTTGATGGATTCCCGATCACAGCCGAGATCATCGTCCCGGGTGGCTCCTGGGGGCGCGAAAGCTCGACGATTGGCACTCATGGAAGCGGATCCGTGGTGAACGGCCGGACCTGGGCCAACTACGTGTTCGTCATCAATGGCAACTCAGTGGATGTTACAGCAACCACGAGTACCTGGTTCATCCTTAACAGTACAGACAACAGCATTGTAGTGAACGAATGGTTCCCGGCGGTGCCCGGCGAGCTTCGCACTGCCTACTCGCTATTGGTGGTCGATGGTGACTGCTGGGGACCAAGCACAGTGAGCACTGATGAAGTCATCAGTGGAAATGGTATCGTGGTATACCCCAATCCTGCCAGCGACATGCTCACCATCGATATTGGTGACCTGGCCGCACCCGGTTGGGAGCTGACGATCATTGACGCTCTTGGGCGCAAGGTGATCTCCGAAGCCATGGGAGCACAGCGGTTGGTGCGCATGCCAGTTGGCCAACTTAGAGCGGGCGCTTATTGCTTGCTATTGCGCCGCCACAATGAAGTCCATACCCGCCGCTTCATCAAACAAAACTGA
- a CDS encoding TetR/AcrR family transcriptional regulator yields the protein METTTEERILDAARSVFLRKGMMGTRMQEVADEAGINKALLHYYFRNKQQLFEEVFCVCGKHGMQGVWEELTRDRPLFDNIRAFVLAFHTAIEREPLFPHFLLNELQRDPQHLLKLVDLGKGARQIFFQQVMAAQERGEIIAIDPRQLMVNIMAWCQFPHVASPVIKHVGGMDQKAFKQFLQERSTLVAELIIRSIRA from the coding sequence ATGGAAACAACCACCGAGGAACGTATCCTGGATGCCGCCCGCAGCGTGTTCCTGCGCAAGGGCATGATGGGCACGCGCATGCAGGAGGTGGCCGATGAGGCCGGGATCAACAAGGCGCTGCTGCACTACTACTTCCGCAACAAGCAACAGCTGTTCGAGGAGGTCTTTTGCGTGTGCGGCAAGCATGGCATGCAGGGCGTGTGGGAGGAACTCACCCGGGACAGGCCCCTGTTCGACAACATCAGGGCCTTTGTGCTGGCCTTCCACACCGCCATCGAGCGCGAGCCGCTCTTCCCGCATTTCCTGCTGAACGAATTGCAACGCGACCCCCAGCACCTGTTGAAGCTGGTGGACCTGGGCAAGGGCGCGCGCCAGATCTTCTTCCAGCAGGTGATGGCGGCCCAGGAGCGCGGCGAGATCATCGCTATCGATCCGCGGCAACTGATGGTGAACATCATGGCCTGGTGCCAGTTCCCTCATGTGGCCAGCCCGGTCATCAAGCACGTGGGTGGCATGGACCAGAAAGCTTTCAAACAATTCCTACAGGAGCGCAGCACGCTGGTGGCCGAGCTCATCATCCGATCCATACGCGCATGA